The region ATGGGCCGGTGGCCCGGAAGCGTTTCAGAGCAACCATGGCTTGCCCTCAATACCGGCGCCATGGCGAGGAGGTCGCCTTGTAGTAATGCTTGTACGAGACATGGCGGATATAGACCTGTCGCATCAGCGGGTCCGCCTTTGCCATCATTCTCAGGAGGCCGACGACGACGATCCAGACGGCAACGCCGAAGAGCGCGGAATAGATCGTCAGAACGACGAAGATGAGGATGACTGCAGCAAGACCGGTGATCAGCACCAACTCCCGGTCCGCGCCCATCAGCAGGTTCGGACGCGACAGCGCCCGATGAATGCGGTTGCGTTGCAGGCCAGACAGGGACTCAGCCATGAGCCCCCTCCCCTTCCCCGCTTTGATTGATTGAGATGGTCTGCTCGTCGGGCAGTCCGATCGAGGCACCGGTTGCGCCAAAAAGGCCGACGATGTTGGTGGCGCCAAGCAGGATGCCAGCGACGAGCACGATGTACATGAGCCGCCGCGCGAAATCGTTCAGTTCGCCGCCGAAGATTAGCATGCCGCCGGCGATCGCGACGGCTGCAAGCGCAATGGCGCCGGCAACTGGTCCGGTGATCGATTCCTGGATCTGCTGCAGCGGCCCTTCCCAGGGAAGACTGCCGCCGGAACTGGCGAGCGCCGGCGAGACCGAGGCAAGAGCGATGGGTGCCGCAAGGAGTACAGCGGCGATGAATGCGTTTCTACGCGACATGGCGCGCCTCCTGTTCTTCCGTAAGCTGGTCGGATTCGATTTCGTATTGGCCGCCCGCGAAGCGCTCGACCTGGATGACGTCGCGAACGCGCCGCCCGCGCGGCGTTCGCTCGATCGAGACGACGAGATCGACCGCTTCCCCGATCACTTCATGCATCGGCTGCTGGCTGGCTTCGGCAGTTAGCTGCTCGAGGCGGCGTAGCGCCGACATAGCGGTGTTGGAATGGATGGTGGCCACGCCTCCGGGATGGCCCGTGTTCCATGCTTTCAGCAACGTGAGCGCAGCGCCGTCGCGGACCTCGCCCACGACGATCCGGTCTGGGCGCAGACGCATGGTGCTCTTCAAGAGCCGTGCCATGTCAACGGTATCGCTGGTGTGGAGAAGAACAGCGTTCTCGGCCGCGCACTGGATCTCGGCGGTGTCTTCCAGGATGACGAGGCGGTCTTCCGGGGCAGACTTGACGATTTCGTCGATGACGGCATTTGCGAGCGTCGTCTTGCCCGACCCGGTGCCCCCGGATATGATGATGTTGAGCCGGGACGAAATCGCGCTGCGGATAGTCGAAGCCTGGTGTTCGGTCATCACGCCGGAGCGCACATAGTCATCGAGCCGGATCAGGCGCGAGGCTCGGCGGCGAATGGTGAACGCCGGCTTGGCGACAACGGGAGGCAACAGCCCTTCGAAGCGGTGACCGCCGATCGGTAGCTCCCCGGATATGATTGGTTGCTCGGTATCGACCTCGGATTGGAGCGCATGCGCGACCGTTCCGATCACCATCTCGGCGGCGGCAGGCGACATCTCACCGGCAGGCGCGACGCCATGACCGAGCCGTTCGATGAAGAGCTTGCCATCGGGATTGAGCATGATTTCGACAACCGTTGAGTCTTCCAGCG is a window of Agrobacterium cucumeris DNA encoding:
- a CDS encoding conjugal transfer protein TrbD, which codes for MAESLSGLQRNRIHRALSRPNLLMGADRELVLITGLAAVILIFVVLTIYSALFGVAVWIVVVGLLRMMAKADPLMRQVYIRHVSYKHYYKATSSPWRRY
- the trbB gene encoding P-type conjugative transfer ATPase TrbB; the protein is MNQLRSHPRLVRKLQEALGDQLCFALEDSTVVEIMLNPDGKLFIERLGHGVAPAGEMSPAAAEMVIGTVAHALQSEVDTEQPIISGELPIGGHRFEGLLPPVVAKPAFTIRRRASRLIRLDDYVRSGVMTEHQASTIRSAISSRLNIIISGGTGSGKTTLANAVIDEIVKSAPEDRLVILEDTAEIQCAAENAVLLHTSDTVDMARLLKSTMRLRPDRIVVGEVRDGAALTLLKAWNTGHPGGVATIHSNTAMSALRRLEQLTAEASQQPMHEVIGEAVDLVVSIERTPRGRRVRDVIQVERFAGGQYEIESDQLTEEQEARHVA
- a CDS encoding TrbC/VirB2 family protein, whose amino-acid sequence is MSRRNAFIAAVLLAAPIALASVSPALASSGGSLPWEGPLQQIQESITGPVAGAIALAAVAIAGGMLIFGGELNDFARRLMYIVLVAGILLGATNIVGLFGATGASIGLPDEQTISINQSGEGEGAHG